A portion of the Ardenticatenales bacterium genome contains these proteins:
- a CDS encoding type II toxin-antitoxin system HicA family toxin, producing the protein MKEIVHTPRPEHRRLQLEPMTGWRSIESLLVALECQVIEGCGLRVTFILNGQRADFHRPHPGKEVLRYRVKDVRKFSQRAGVTP; encoded by the coding sequence ATGAAAGAAATTGTACACACACCCCGTCCAGAACATCGCCGCCTCCAACTGGAGCCGATGACGGGATGGCGTAGCATTGAATCTTTGCTCGTTGCTTTGGAATGCCAGGTGATTGAGGGCTGTGGTTTACGGGTCACATTCATTTTGAATGGGCAACGCGCCGATTTTCATCGGCCCCACCCTGGGAAAGAAGTGCTGCGTTATCGTGTGAAAGATGTGCGCAAATTTTCGCAGAGGGCAGGTGTAACCCCATGA
- a CDS encoding serine hydrolase produces MTDGGAHAMGLESLGLETDDYGFARNKTESVTLDDIARIMIHYSGNAETDYLIERLGLDRISLVMQECGLKNHTSIYYALGFALATFNHENPSFSIDQIQSLVEQVSSGDISQMEKLVELYLYDTEWHSQQIAFMNSLKDNSLNGLEMWNYQIRAAQLLPKGTVREYAHMMAKIASGKLISPEASKIMQEKLESVQSDWILRAFYYDRFGAKDGMTAGVLSLASYEIPKHGELRNLSRVVVIIANQMPPEKWAEQAQYQGHYLLPIDLAQATGEYYKFGRTTD; encoded by the coding sequence ATGACGGACGGCGGCGCACACGCCATGGGTTTGGAAAGTCTTGGATTAGAAACCGATGATTATGGATTTGCCCGCAATAAAACAGAATCGGTAACTTTGGATGATATAGCACGCATAATGATTCACTACAGCGGAAATGCAGAAACAGATTATTTAATAGAGCGACTTGGGCTTGACAGGATTTCACTCGTAATGCAAGAATGTGGGCTAAAAAACCATACTTCCATTTACTACGCGCTTGGGTTTGCTCTTGCAACTTTCAATCACGAAAATCCCTCTTTTTCTATTGACCAAATTCAATCGTTGGTTGAACAAGTTTCGAGTGGCGACATTAGTCAAATGGAAAAACTTGTAGAACTCTACCTATATGATACAGAATGGCACTCACAACAAATAGCGTTTATGAATTCGCTGAAAGATAATTCCTTAAACGGTTTAGAAATGTGGAACTATCAGATACGAGCAGCTCAACTTCTACCAAAAGGAACTGTCAGAGAGTATGCACATATGATGGCGAAAATCGCCAGCGGAAAATTGATTTCGCCCGAAGCCAGTAAAATTATGCAAGAAAAATTGGAAAGCGTTCAATCGGATTGGATATTGCGGGCTTTTTATTATGACCGTTTTGGGGCTAAGGACGGCATGACCGCTGGTGTTCTCTCGCTTGCATCTTATGAAATACCTAAGCATGGAGAGTTACGTAACCTTTCGCGTGTTGTTGTAATAATTGCAAATCAAATGCCACCCGAAAAATGGGCAGAACAAGCACAATATCAAGGTCATTATTTGCTGCCAATAGATTTAGCGCAGGCAACAGGAGAATATTATAAATTCGGCAGGACTACAGATTAG
- a CDS encoding serine hydrolase yields MSVRSSKKTKTLWKVLSILVISGLLIGGIWVNGKLDSVKSELSDFILSNPESNAVVAYTFDENGDLVADEQTIFYNADEPLVVASVMKTVVLAAYADVVSNGEMDPDEIIPIGDVEKY; encoded by the coding sequence ATGTCTGTGAGATCATCAAAAAAGACTAAAACTTTGTGGAAGGTGCTTTCCATTTTGGTTATCAGCGGATTGCTCATTGGGGGCATTTGGGTTAATGGAAAACTTGACAGCGTAAAAAGCGAACTATCGGACTTTATCTTGTCAAATCCAGAATCAAATGCTGTAGTTGCCTACACATTCGACGAAAATGGGGATTTAGTGGCAGATGAACAAACGATATTTTACAATGCTGATGAGCCGCTTGTTGTGGCATCAGTCATGAAAACAGTTGTATTAGCCGCCTACGCAGACGTAGTTTCAAATGGAGAGATGGATCCTGACGAAATAATCCCAATTGGAGATGTTGAAAAATACTAG